A single Methanolobus sp. ZRKC5 DNA region contains:
- a CDS encoding AAA family ATPase, with protein sequence MKNESFRLIKLEIENHQFLNKISIDFIEDKKYSNHLNNPFTTLIIGSNGTGKSQILRIIIDIFKELESHKYPDKELRTRRIPKYNYELKYQINDNVYVVASRGKANKKCLKNYEVIKIDNLELPNRLLASSFMVNDKHLYSNNDFYKYLGIRSVENAAFTKGFAKNVANEILEATDRSTFICNLKKTLEFLGYDHFLKITYKLRIPKRLREEASIENLHSYLETKSNSQAPLSTIYKSLTNEEIQNIIRLLNNRANDKFIEYNILSENGFNKNHQKEHELLQVLQKLRLVSSPVIEVKKGQTFGLTDASSGESHFIFSMFRIIANIKDNSLVLIDEPEISLHPNWQMKYIYALNNIFSNYSSCHFILATHSHFMISDLEKDSSSIITLRFESDKGIQAITHKENTYGWTAEDILYNVFKVPTIRNYYLANEVGEILSAISQKNRDIDEIEKRVRKLKEINTNLKEIDPMKRIIDKIIGKFD encoded by the coding sequence ATGAAAAATGAATCTTTTAGATTAATTAAACTTGAAATCGAAAATCATCAATTTCTTAATAAAATAAGTATTGATTTTATTGAAGATAAAAAATATTCTAATCACTTGAACAATCCATTTACTACTCTTATCATCGGATCAAATGGTACCGGAAAAAGTCAGATATTAAGGATAATTATTGACATATTTAAAGAATTGGAATCACATAAGTATCCTGACAAAGAATTACGAACACGTCGTATACCAAAATATAATTATGAACTAAAATATCAAATAAATGATAATGTTTACGTTGTTGCAAGCAGAGGGAAGGCTAATAAAAAATGCTTAAAGAACTATGAAGTCATTAAAATTGATAATTTAGAGTTGCCAAACAGACTATTAGCTTCTTCTTTTATGGTTAACGATAAACACTTGTACAGTAATAATGATTTTTATAAGTACCTTGGGATTAGATCGGTAGAAAATGCAGCATTTACAAAAGGTTTTGCAAAAAATGTAGCAAACGAAATTTTGGAAGCTACAGATAGATCTACATTTATTTGTAACCTAAAGAAAACATTAGAGTTTTTAGGATATGATCATTTTTTAAAAATAACATATAAGTTAAGAATCCCAAAGAGATTACGCGAAGAAGCAAGTATAGAAAACCTCCATTCCTATTTAGAAACAAAATCTAATAGTCAAGCACCTCTGTCTACAATATATAAAAGTTTGACAAATGAAGAAATACAGAATATTATAAGGTTGCTTAATAATCGTGCAAATGATAAATTTATTGAATACAACATATTATCTGAAAATGGATTTAATAAAAATCATCAAAAAGAGCATGAATTACTGCAGGTTCTACAGAAATTAAGGCTGGTTTCGTCCCCAGTTATCGAAGTAAAAAAAGGACAGACATTTGGTTTAACTGATGCTAGTTCAGGTGAATCACATTTTATCTTTTCAATGTTTAGAATAATAGCAAACATAAAAGATAATTCATTAGTTTTAATTGATGAACCTGAAATCAGTTTACATCCAAACTGGCAAATGAAATATATATATGCTTTAAACAATATTTTTTCAAACTATTCATCCTGCCACTTTATTTTGGCAACACATTCTCATTTTATGATATCAGATCTTGAAAAGGATTCATCTTCAATAATTACATTGAGATTTGAATCGGATAAAGGAATTCAAGCTATCACTCATAAAGAGAATACATATGGTTGGACCGCAGAAGACATTCTATATAATGTCTTTAAAGTGCCAACAATAAGAAATTACTATTTAGCAAATGAAGTGGGAGAAATACTCTCAGCGATAAGTCAAAAAAATAGAGATATTGATGAAATTGAAAAAAGAGTTAGGAAGCTAAAAGAAATCAATACCAACTTAAAAGAAATCGATCCTATGAAGAGAATTATTGATAAGATTATTGGGAAGTTTGATTGA
- a CDS encoding HNH endonuclease: MVLIKTPYSYTKTDLKTLSMVHPDNYRNWKKKEYKNVKKNIKHYLYSEQKGICPFCRSKLNIKDKENTTIEHIAPKSKHPKFMFEPRNLAVCCYKCNNSKKNEDTLKDGCTTNTYPKESQCFTIIHPHYDIYSDHVRIEDDIFLRLVTSKAEKTFEIYDLNLLQITEEMIVNSSIQNQPDEYVKWSMQLAKNENNDVPDSIFNLF, from the coding sequence ATGGTTCTTATTAAAACTCCCTATTCTTATACAAAAACTGATTTAAAAACATTGAGTATGGTTCATCCAGATAATTATCGGAATTGGAAAAAAAAAGAGTATAAGAATGTTAAAAAAAATATTAAACATTATTTGTACTCTGAACAAAAAGGTATTTGCCCCTTTTGCCGATCCAAATTAAATATCAAAGATAAAGAAAATACAACAATTGAACATATTGCACCAAAATCAAAGCATCCTAAATTTATGTTCGAACCAAGGAATTTAGCCGTCTGTTGTTATAAGTGCAACAACAGTAAAAAAAATGAAGATACATTAAAAGATGGGTGTACCACAAATACTTACCCTAAAGAAAGTCAATGTTTTACTATTATCCATCCTCATTATGATATTTACTCTGATCATGTCAGAATTGAAGATGATATTTTTTTGCGGTTAGTTACTTCAAAAGCTGAAAAAACTTTTGAGATATATGATCTGAATTTGTTACAAATAACAGAAGAAATGATAGTCAATTCATCAATTCAAAATCAACCTGACGAATATGTAAAATGGTCAATGCAATTAGCAAAAAATGAAAATAATGATGTTCCCGATTCAATATTCAATTTATTCTAA
- a CDS encoding integrase — protein sequence MWAHHRDSFKDWLYSRSISERTKKDYYRSLIKFFDTTIVHRPQDFRTKQLGDKAERGLRNLLNYFEEEDIDDVANYSIEKWRRFIKIKQSGVVEIYVTDEEVQEAYNACAEDVKPILKLLIYSGNRLSHIHAMLENFNERNIVIDGDIAHYPTSSFSSGTKRTFQIFFPTSFVPELREFNNLYSYDSLLKKTKHDRVSSKTIRKWHLNLMVAEGVTESIADFIQGRAPVTVGSAHYLNKVKRAKEEYRRIVGKFIVDDQSGQINFKLGNTHGEEN from the coding sequence ATGTGGGCCCACCATAGAGATTCTTTCAAGGATTGGCTATATTCAAGAAGTATCTCTGAAAGAACCAAAAAAGACTATTACAGATCCCTAATCAAATTCTTCGACACTACAATTGTCCACAGACCACAGGACTTTCGTACAAAGCAACTTGGCGATAAGGCAGAGCGTGGACTTCGAAATCTCTTGAACTACTTTGAAGAAGAAGATATCGATGATGTGGCTAACTACAGCATTGAGAAATGGAGAAGATTCATCAAGATCAAGCAATCTGGTGTGGTTGAAATCTATGTTACAGATGAAGAGGTACAGGAAGCATACAATGCGTGTGCAGAGGATGTTAAACCGATCTTAAAATTACTGATATACTCAGGTAATCGACTTAGCCACATTCATGCTATGCTGGAAAACTTCAATGAACGCAACATAGTAATTGATGGTGATATTGCCCATTATCCAACATCTTCCTTTTCAAGTGGCACAAAGCGAACATTCCAGATATTCTTTCCAACATCTTTTGTCCCTGAGCTCAGAGAATTCAATAATCTATATTCTTATGATTCCTTGCTGAAGAAGACAAAGCATGATCGTGTTTCTTCAAAGACCATTCGTAAATGGCATCTTAACTTGATGGTAGCTGAAGGTGTGACTGAGAGTATTGCTGATTTTATTCAGGGTAGGGCACCTGTGACTGTGGGCAGTGCTCATTATTTGAATAAGGTAAAAAGAGCGAAGGAAGAATACAGGAGGATTGTGGGGAAGTTTATAGTTGATGATCAATCTGGACAAATTAACTTCAAGCTAGGAAATACTCATGGAGAAGAGAATTAG
- the ltrA gene encoding group II intron reverse transcriptase/maturase yields the protein MKGGKLMNARYSTTPSGERLADNSIPFKWEDIDWKTVEGNVNELQARIVKAVRQKKWHLVKRLQYLLTNSFHAKLLAVKKVTQNKGKRTAGIDGEKWTTSKSKMKAVLELSGKSYKAKPLRRIYIEKQGKKKKRPLSIPTMYDRAMQALYAFALSPIAETTADRTSFGFRKYRSSKDAEAQLFACLSKRNSAQWILEGDIKGCFDHINHEWLLNNIPMDRSILKQFLKAGFVYNRHLNPTKAGTAQGGIISPVLANITLDGMKNAIACKYHTNRKGTINKKSYNSHKVNFVRYADDFIVTADSEEVAKDIAEVIRLFLKDRGLELSREKTLVSHIDDGFDFLGWNFRKYNGKLLTKPSNKSIENITKSISNVIKKGKARSQSSLIKELNPIITGWSEYHRSVVSKNTFSKLDSRLWDMLWTWAKRRHPDKSHHWIVDRYWHRVGSRKWVFSTEGLKLKSFAHTKIVRHPRIKMDKNPYVDKEYFKWRISYLRKQKLVASKQNIMESLTTA from the coding sequence ATGAAAGGAGGCAAACTTATGAATGCAAGATACTCGACTACACCATCAGGTGAGAGGCTTGCAGACAATTCAATCCCATTCAAGTGGGAGGACATCGACTGGAAAACAGTCGAAGGGAACGTTAATGAGCTGCAAGCCCGAATTGTAAAAGCGGTTAGACAAAAGAAGTGGCATTTAGTTAAACGACTACAATACCTGCTTACCAATTCTTTTCATGCCAAATTATTGGCAGTAAAGAAAGTAACACAGAACAAAGGTAAAAGAACAGCTGGAATCGATGGAGAAAAATGGACAACATCCAAATCTAAGATGAAAGCCGTTCTAGAACTGTCTGGTAAGAGCTACAAAGCTAAACCATTGAGAAGAATCTATATTGAGAAACAAGGAAAGAAGAAAAAACGACCATTAAGCATTCCTACAATGTACGATAGAGCAATGCAGGCATTATATGCTTTTGCTTTAAGCCCAATAGCAGAAACCACAGCAGACAGAACATCATTTGGATTCCGTAAATATCGAAGTTCAAAAGATGCAGAAGCTCAATTGTTCGCATGTCTGAGTAAAAGAAACTCTGCTCAATGGATTTTGGAAGGCGACATAAAAGGATGCTTTGATCATATAAATCACGAATGGCTCTTGAACAATATTCCTATGGACCGGTCAATACTAAAGCAATTCCTTAAAGCTGGTTTTGTGTATAATAGACATCTGAATCCCACCAAAGCAGGTACTGCTCAAGGTGGAATAATATCTCCAGTACTGGCAAACATCACATTGGACGGTATGAAAAATGCAATAGCATGCAAATATCATACAAACAGGAAGGGAACTATTAACAAAAAAAGTTATAATTCCCATAAAGTCAATTTTGTGAGATACGCAGATGACTTTATCGTCACTGCTGATTCAGAGGAAGTGGCTAAAGATATTGCTGAGGTTATCAGACTATTCTTGAAAGATAGGGGTTTAGAACTATCTCGTGAGAAAACTCTTGTTTCACACATAGACGATGGATTTGACTTCTTGGGATGGAATTTCCGGAAATATAATGGTAAACTTCTAACCAAGCCCTCGAACAAATCTATTGAGAATATCACAAAAAGCATTAGCAACGTGATTAAGAAAGGTAAAGCTCGGTCTCAGAGTTCTCTCATTAAGGAACTCAACCCTATTATCACTGGATGGAGCGAATATCACCGTTCAGTTGTCTCTAAAAATACGTTCAGTAAGCTTGATTCCAGATTATGGGATATGCTATGGACGTGGGCTAAAAGGCGGCATCCAGATAAATCACACCACTGGATAGTAGATAGATATTGGCATAGGGTAGGGTCAAGGAAATGGGTATTCTCCACAGAAGGGCTTAAACTCAAATCTTTTGCACATACAAAGATTGTAAGACATCCACGCATAAAAATGGATAAGAACCCATATGTAGACAAAGAATACTTTAAATGGAGAATAAGCTATCTGAGAAAACAGAAACTAGTGGCGTCGAAGCAAAATATCATGGAAAGTCTAACAACTGCCTGA
- a CDS encoding PGF-pre-PGF domain-containing protein, giving the protein MHEGRIILNLNRKIIMVLLSIFIVISFTHTVGAESTKTITAVYDNFSDVSRFQLNGQASQQSNVLRLTPSSESIYGSAFLEKKIGIGEDSSFSTYFSFQISNTANDGADGFVFVIQPNSNDQGSVGRGIGYGNIDNSIGIEFDTWKNNEPDTLDISGSHVGIDKNGNVTSLNSTPLVGDLDLATTTTKHAWVDYNSSTSIIEVRVNTTSVRPSTPELVYDFGEQDLRDIIDGNETYIGFTSSTGWAYEQHDILSWYFSNEHDPIDVNEYSYTEAPTQVLMALNPGNYTTNCNVTATVRNSDGNTVSNWPVTFTATNATLTPSTGTTDSEGNVTVAFSYPGDDITTIQIKATSEGGAYEEYLLKTVNEAPSTPGEFISPTGTQIIKGGETLTARWGTSTDPENDAIKYDLWFFNGTWMKIGDMLSINTSSFTLPEDNTNDAVFRVYANDTISNSSAKDVTFSIDSNGPAYSWIEKVLNASTGENVTVLINVTDNAGVDWCNITVDGDEYQMNEESGNFSWNISIPASDSGTLVSSIAYNCTFGDTLGNLNNTGNEIINVSILPIADFSANMTRGTQPLGVAFTDNSSGLVASWLWNFGDGNTSTEQSPTNVFGEGNFTVSLTVENSNGTSTDYLNVRCAAEPTYILSPEDEETTSIYGDEANFSIESTLFASYEWFIDGNPINGSGVTLYNNTNDSSKLSYCLINSSEYINQTDFFMGIYNVSVNASNNTIGRTDTFSWEWTVTESSATDIEDIELMINKTPQITVVGSNKSVNFNTTNNEDEDSNGIPCSIIGASFNTTNNTDGIQIKLEVLNTSLMNESSINFLADSVYQYLDISFNNLTLANDGSNNRSIAFRVLNDKNGGTLIVSTVRLRHWDNPEWESYTPDLTGNDDTCSYFIVKNISGFSPFAITCDYQYSTSTPISSRDDGMSVYLKNLLFGDDSKDTETAVEYETIISSDSDETTIAEDADAVIEATEENMVLEGEDIEIPTDGDNKWKFFGIIFVLLVAALLGMFWKKINGREKL; this is encoded by the coding sequence ATGCATGAAGGAAGGATTATTTTGAACCTGAACAGAAAAATAATTATGGTACTATTGAGCATTTTTATAGTAATATCTTTTACACATACTGTAGGAGCTGAATCAACTAAAACAATTACGGCAGTGTATGATAACTTTTCAGATGTATCCAGATTCCAATTGAATGGACAAGCATCTCAGCAAAGTAATGTACTGCGTTTGACCCCCAGTTCAGAAAGCATTTACGGAAGCGCATTTCTTGAGAAGAAGATTGGCATTGGAGAAGATAGTTCATTTAGTACTTATTTTTCCTTCCAGATAAGTAATACTGCAAACGATGGTGCAGACGGGTTTGTTTTTGTGATCCAACCAAATTCGAACGACCAGGGCAGCGTTGGAAGGGGTATAGGATATGGCAATATAGACAATAGTATAGGCATAGAGTTCGATACCTGGAAGAATAATGAACCTGATACTCTGGATATCTCAGGAAGCCATGTTGGAATCGATAAGAATGGTAATGTGACCTCCTTAAACAGCACACCCCTTGTAGGCGATCTTGACCTTGCCACCACAACAACCAAACATGCATGGGTAGATTACAATTCAAGTACTAGCATAATAGAAGTAAGGGTCAATACAACAAGTGTAAGGCCATCTACTCCAGAACTTGTTTATGATTTTGGAGAACAGGATCTGCGTGACATAATAGATGGTAATGAGACCTATATTGGGTTTACATCCTCAACAGGTTGGGCATATGAACAACATGATATTCTTTCCTGGTATTTCTCAAATGAACATGATCCAATAGATGTGAATGAATATTCATATACAGAGGCACCAACACAGGTGCTTATGGCACTTAATCCCGGCAATTATACAACTAATTGTAATGTGACAGCTACTGTAAGAAACTCAGATGGGAATACCGTATCAAACTGGCCGGTCACTTTCACAGCAACTAACGCAACCTTAACCCCAAGCACAGGAACCACGGATTCAGAAGGAAATGTCACTGTTGCCTTCTCATATCCTGGAGATGATATAACTACAATACAAATAAAGGCAACATCAGAGGGAGGAGCATACGAAGAATATCTATTAAAGACCGTAAATGAGGCACCTTCCACTCCCGGAGAATTTATCTCGCCTACAGGCACTCAGATAATCAAAGGCGGGGAGACACTTACTGCAAGATGGGGAACATCAACAGACCCCGAAAACGATGCAATCAAATATGATCTTTGGTTCTTTAATGGCACATGGATGAAGATAGGAGATATGCTGAGCATTAATACCAGTTCATTCACTTTGCCGGAAGACAATACTAATGATGCTGTGTTCCGTGTTTATGCAAATGATACAATAAGCAATTCCTCTGCTAAGGATGTAACATTTTCAATAGACTCAAACGGTCCTGCATACAGCTGGATAGAAAAGGTCCTTAACGCCAGCACAGGCGAGAATGTTACTGTCCTGATTAATGTTACAGACAATGCAGGTGTTGACTGGTGCAACATAACAGTCGACGGCGACGAGTACCAGATGAATGAAGAATCCGGAAACTTCTCATGGAACATTTCAATCCCTGCAAGTGATTCCGGCACACTTGTAAGTTCTATAGCTTATAATTGTACCTTTGGCGATACGTTGGGTAACCTAAACAATACAGGAAATGAAATAATCAATGTCAGTATTCTACCTATAGCTGACTTTTCCGCAAATATGACGAGAGGAACACAACCGTTAGGAGTTGCTTTTACTGATAATTCATCAGGACTTGTCGCTAGCTGGTTGTGGAACTTTGGTGACGGAAACACCTCCACAGAGCAGAGCCCGACAAACGTGTTTGGAGAAGGTAACTTCACAGTAAGTCTCACTGTTGAGAACAGTAATGGCACATCTACAGACTACCTAAACGTCAGATGCGCTGCTGAGCCTACATACATATTGTCACCGGAGGATGAGGAGACTACATCGATATATGGAGATGAAGCAAATTTCAGCATTGAAAGCACTCTTTTCGCAAGTTACGAATGGTTCATTGACGGTAATCCTATAAACGGTAGTGGTGTCACATTATACAACAATACAAATGATTCATCAAAGCTGTCATATTGTCTCATAAACAGCAGTGAATACATCAACCAGACTGATTTCTTCATGGGCATCTACAATGTATCTGTAAATGCCAGTAATAATACGATTGGAAGGACGGACACTTTCTCATGGGAATGGACCGTTACAGAATCCTCTGCAACTGATATTGAAGATATAGAGCTAATGATAAATAAGACTCCGCAGATAACTGTTGTTGGAAGCAATAAGAGTGTGAATTTCAATACTACCAACAATGAAGATGAGGACAGCAATGGAATTCCATGCAGTATTATAGGAGCATCTTTCAATACAACCAACAACACCGATGGAATACAGATAAAGCTAGAAGTGTTAAACACTTCTTTAATGAACGAGTCGAGCATCAATTTCTTGGCTGACTCCGTCTATCAATACCTTGATATTAGTTTTAATAATTTGACTCTAGCCAATGATGGAAGCAACAATCGCAGCATTGCGTTTAGGGTTCTCAACGATAAGAACGGAGGTACGCTGATCGTTAGTACAGTACGTCTCAGACACTGGGACAATCCAGAATGGGAATCATACACTCCTGATCTCACCGGAAATGATGATACATGCTCCTACTTTATTGTCAAGAACATATCAGGTTTTTCACCATTCGCAATTACATGTGATTACCAGTATAGCACCTCCACTCCTATTTCTTCAAGAGACGATGGAATGTCAGTCTACCTGAAGAATCTGCTATTTGGAGATGACTCAAAAGATACAGAAACGGCTGTAGAATATGAAACGATTATAAGTAGTGATTCTGATGAAACTACCATCGCCGAAGATGCTGATGCTGTCATTGAAGCAACTGAAGAAAATATGGTATTAGAAGGAGAAGATATTGAGATACCTACAGATGGTGACAATAAATGGAAGTTCTTCGGAATTATATTTGTTCTCCTAGTGGCCGCATTGCTAGGTATGTTCTGGAAAAAGATTAATGGAAGGGAAAAATTATAA
- a CDS encoding integrase has product MRSTQHCDDNKKNIVNKQKPASEKINVNGGPDEIHNSDDASEARIEVYRYTQHHNDNEKNIVNKQKPASEKIIVNGGPDEIRTHDPRRVKAIDSDSEVNHLECQGKNQPIAEEKLQPVLLNDMWVHHRDSFKEWLYARSISERTKKDYYRSLIKFFDNAIVHRPQDFHTMQLGDKVERGLRNLLNYFEEEDIDDVANYSIEKWRRFIKIKQSGVVEIYVTDEEIQAAYDACAEDIKPILKLLIYSGNRLSHIHAMLENFDENNIVVDGDIAHYPTSSFSSGTKRTFQIFFPASFIPELKAFNNLYSYDSLLKKTKHGRVSSKTIRKWHLNLMVAEGVTESIADFIQGRAPVTVGSAHYLNKVKRAKEEYRRIVRKFMIS; this is encoded by the coding sequence ATGCGCTCCACTCAGCATTGTGATGATAACAAGAAAAACATAGTTAATAAGCAAAAACCAGCATCAGAAAAGATAAATGTGAATGGTGGGCCCGATGAGATTCACAACTCCGATGACGCTTCGGAAGCGCGAATCGAAGTGTATCGCTACACTCAGCACCACAATGATAACGAGAAGAACATAGTTAATAAGCAAAAACCAGCATCAGAAAAGATAATTGTAAATGGTGGGCCCGATGAGATTCGAACTCATGATCCTCGCCGTGTAAAGGCCATTGATAGCGATTCTGAGGTAAATCACCTCGAATGTCAAGGCAAAAATCAACCTATTGCTGAGGAAAAACTGCAACCTGTTTTATTAAATGATATGTGGGTTCACCATAGAGACTCTTTCAAAGAGTGGTTATATGCAAGAAGTATCTCTGAAAGAACCAAAAAAGACTATTACAGATCCCTAATCAAATTTTTTGATAATGCAATTGTCCACAGACCACAAGACTTCCATACAATGCAGCTTGGTGATAAGGTAGAACGTGGACTTCGAAACCTGCTGAACTACTTTGAAGAAGAAGATATCGATGATGTAGCCAATTACAGCATTGAGAAATGGAGGCGATTCATTAAGATTAAACAGTCAGGTGTGGTTGAGATATATGTTACAGATGAGGAAATACAGGCAGCTTATGATGCTTGTGCAGAAGATATTAAGCCCATATTGAAACTGCTGATATACTCAGGTAATCGGCTTAGCCACATACATGCCATGCTGGAAAACTTCGATGAGAATAACATTGTAGTTGATGGCGATATTGCTCATTACCCAACATCTTCCTTTTCAAGTGGTACAAAGCGAACATTCCAGATATTTTTCCCAGCATCGTTCATCCCTGAACTCAAAGCTTTCAATAATCTGTATTCTTATGATTCTTTGCTGAAGAAGACAAAGCATGGTCGTGTTTCTTCAAAGACCATTCGTAAATGGCACCTGAATCTTATGGTAGCTGAAGGTGTGACCGAAAGCATTGCTGACTTTATTCAAGGTAGAGCACCTGTAACTGTGGGAAGTGCTCATTATTTGAATAAGGTTAAACGGGCAAAGGAGGAGTACAGGAGGATTGTGAGAAAGTTTATGATTTCGTAA
- a CDS encoding DUF6326 family protein gives MDSIKKTTGILEDVKINVKLKLSALWVAVMGLYVYVDIFDLYRPGEMEHIIAGNMGPFPTTQVSLLLAMVLMMIPSLMIFLSMALPAKANRWTNIIVGILSIVVVIGNVIGESWVFYIFGSIVEFVLLSLIVEYAWKWPKQEL, from the coding sequence ATGGATTCAATTAAAAAGACCACAGGAATCTTAGAAGATGTGAAGATAAATGTGAAGTTAAAGCTTTCAGCATTATGGGTTGCTGTGATGGGTTTATATGTATATGTAGATATTTTCGATTTATATAGGCCTGGAGAAATGGAGCATATAATAGCGGGAAATATGGGACCTTTCCCAACTACTCAAGTATCGTTATTGTTAGCTATGGTACTAATGATGATTCCAAGCCTTATGATTTTCCTATCCATGGCATTACCGGCTAAAGCGAATCGCTGGACAAACATCATCGTGGGTATATTATCTATTGTTGTTGTGATAGGAAACGTGATAGGAGAATCCTGGGTATTTTATATATTTGGCTCAATTGTAGAATTTGTGCTTCTTTCACTAATTGTCGAATATGCATGGAAGTGGCCTAAACAGGAATTATGA
- a CDS encoding DMT family transporter, producing the protein MLPTENLAIILGLASALSWGAGDFAGGYAAKRTSAYTVVLVTQIIGIIIFPILAFVFSESLPPLNNLMWGALAGFFGAAGLIALYMGMAKGKISIVATLAAVIAVIIPVIYSALNEGIPSIFKITGFIFAFIGIWSIVRMNAGPNLKAKDLEYSLIAGILFGLFFISIDNFSATAIYWPLTVSRILAFILLTGFIMLTKTANKPTSDAILVVILAGLFNTGGAALFALASEAGRLDIATILSSLSPAVTVLLACILLKEQLAPRQWVGVIAALSAIILISI; encoded by the coding sequence GTGCTACCTACCGAAAATCTCGCGATTATTTTAGGACTTGCATCTGCCTTATCATGGGGTGCAGGGGATTTTGCAGGGGGGTATGCTGCCAAACGGACGAGTGCTTACACTGTGGTCCTGGTCACACAGATCATAGGTATTATTATATTCCCAATTCTTGCATTTGTATTTTCAGAGAGCCTGCCTCCACTGAACAACCTGATGTGGGGTGCTCTTGCAGGATTTTTTGGAGCTGCAGGGTTGATAGCACTATATATGGGTATGGCCAAAGGAAAAATAAGTATAGTTGCTACTCTGGCTGCAGTAATAGCGGTGATCATACCTGTAATATATTCAGCTTTAAATGAAGGTATTCCTTCCATTTTTAAAATCACGGGTTTCATTTTTGCATTTATTGGAATCTGGTCTATTGTTCGTATGAATGCCGGACCCAATTTAAAAGCAAAAGATCTGGAATATTCACTAATTGCGGGTATATTATTTGGCTTGTTTTTTATATCCATTGATAATTTCAGTGCCACTGCAATTTACTGGCCATTAACAGTTTCACGAATTTTAGCATTTATCCTGCTCACAGGATTCATAATGTTAACAAAAACTGCCAATAAACCCACGTCCGATGCAATTCTGGTAGTTATACTTGCAGGATTATTTAATACAGGAGGAGCTGCCTTATTTGCTCTGGCTTCTGAAGCTGGAAGATTGGATATTGCCACAATTCTCTCATCATTAAGTCCTGCAGTTACAGTATTGTTGGCATGTATATTATTAAAAGAACAACTTGCTCCGCGTCAATGGGTAGGAGTTATAGCCGCTTTGTCCGCTATAATCCTTATATCGATCTGA